A stretch of the Rosa rugosa chromosome 5, drRosRugo1.1, whole genome shotgun sequence genome encodes the following:
- the LOC133712596 gene encoding (R)-mandelonitrile lyase-like: MNALEYYMLPAKEVDYCVSPTCLLALIWLYESTSLEASTVLLLLITFMLMGFPLHLLLLFVHSAICSSGQTFPYMTSDVQEVSGRFFDYIVVGGGTAGCPLAATLSEKFSVLLVERGGSPYGDPFILESKKYGFSLLQTDEYTSVAQSFVSKDGVSNLRGRVLGGSSALNGGFYSRASEDFVEKVGWDNGGVTDAYEWVESRIISKPDLTHWSYVVAFSFLEAGIFPYNGFSLEHIQGTKIGGSLFDEQGRRHLSADLLQAGNPSNITVLLNATVNNVIFHTNCTRDEKIARGIRFIKSDGSSNQIYEAYLNQPDNSSSWGDVILAAGALGSPQILLLSGIGPQEHLNKFDVPLVLDLKGVGEGMRDNPGFAILADSKPQNRTPEPPKVAGIADDFKIIIEAGIAPISFNATVIPIAAKIAFPESVGKLELNSTDPRTNPSVTFNYLSSKKDRAQCVKLGQLLERVVRSESIAFFLGSNEHQNKLMSTKDELRKLCKKNVRTFYHYHGGCTMGSVVDKSYRVYGVKGLKVIDGSTLLESPGTNPMATLLMLGRYQGIKILQDRKDASFINPRT, translated from the exons ATGAATGCTTTAGAATATTATATGCTACCAGCAAAAGAAGTTGATTACTGTGTCTCCCCCACATGTCTACTCGCCTTAATCTGGTTATATGAAAGCACCAGCCTTGAAGCTTCTACAGTTCTACTGTTGCTGATCACATTCATGCTGATGGGGTTTCCATTGCATCTGTTGCTTCTATTTGTTCACTCGGCTATATGTTCTTCAGGGCAAACATTCCCCTATATGACTTCAGATGTCCAAGAAGTCTCCGGTAGGTTCTTCGACTACATTGTGGTTGGAGGAGGCACTGCCGGCTGCCCCCTGGCTGCAACCTTGTCTGAGAAATTCTCAGTGCTGTTGGTGGAACGAGGTGGCTCGCCTTATGGAGACCCCTTCATCTTAGAGTCAAAGAAGTACGGATTCTCATTGCTCCAAACTGATGAATATACATCAGTTGCACAAAGCTTTGTCTCGAAAGATGGTGTCAGCAATCTCAGAGGAAGAGTGCTAGGAGGATCATCTGCTCTCAATGGTGGGTTTTACAGCAGAGCAAGTGAAGATTTTGTCGAAAAGGTTGGGTGGGATAATGGAGGAGTAACGGATGCTTATGAATGGGTGGAGTCTAGAATCATCTCTAAACCTGATTTGACTCATTGGTCGTATGTTGTTGCCTTTAGCTTTCTTGAAGCTGGAATTTTCCCTTATAATGGTTTCAGTTTGGAGCATATTCAGGGCACAAAGATTGGAGGAAGTTTGTTCGATGAACAGGGAAGAAGACACTTATCAGCTGATCTTCTGCAGGCAGGAAATCCAAGCAATATTACAGTTCTCTTGAATGCAACAGTAAACAACGTCATCTTTCATACAAATT GTACCAGAGATGAGAAGATAGCTCGAGGTATAAGATTCATCAAGAGCGATGGCAGCTCAAACCAGATTTATGAAGCTTACCTCAACCAGCCAGACAACTCGAGTTCATGGGGTGATGTGATACTAGCAGCAGGAGCTTTAGGCAGCCCTCAGATTTTGTTATTAAGTGGCATTGGCCCTCAAGAACACCTAAACAAATTTGATGTCCCGCTAGTACTCGACTTGAAGGGAGTTGGAGAAGGAATGCGAGACAATCCTGGTTTTGCAATCTTAGCTGACTCCAAGCCGCAAAATCGAACACCAGAACCTCCAAAAGTTGCTGGTATTGCAGATGACTTCAAAATCATAATCGAGGCAGGAATTGCACCTATTAGCTTCAATGCGACAGTAATTCCCATTGCTGCCAAAATTGCCTTCCCAGAATCTGTAGGAAAGCTTGAACTCAACAGCACTGACCCAAGAACAAACCCATCAGTGACATTCAACTACCTATCAAGCAAGAAAGACCGGGCACAATGTGTGAAGCTGGGTCAGCTGCTTGAGCGAGTTGTAAGGTCCGAATCAATCGCCTTCTTTCTGGGTTCAAACGAACACCAAAACAAGCTGATGTCTACCAAAGATGAGCTCAGAAAGCTCTGTAAGAAGAATGTCAGAACCTTCTACCACTACCATGGTGGTTGCACAATGGGATCAGTGGTCGACAAGAGTTATAGGGTTTATGGTGTTAAAGGATTGAAAGTGATTGATGGGTCAACCTTGCTGGAATCACCAGGCACAAACCCAATGGCCACTCTGCTAATGCTTGGAAGATATCAAGGGATCAAAATTCTTCAGGATAGAAAAGATGCTTCTTTTATCAATCCCAGAACCTGA
- the LOC133712597 gene encoding myb family transcription factor PHL8-like → MGLQNMQNQNMNLVLSTDAKPRLKWTPELHQRFVEAVNQLGGADKATPKTLMRVMGIHGLTLYHLKSHLQKYRLGKSQQSENCSDSLQEDYKEIQSSDGHFCTDINDETHSRINESAQIAQSLRLQMEVQRKLHEQIEVQRHLQLRIEAQGKYLQSVLKKAQETLSGYNSSSVGVELAKAEISQLVSMVNNGCPSSSFSELTETGTPTLKDIERKQIRGTICSMESSLTSSESSGRKEEKSNTTCVELPLMEIHPEVKSLNNVTSNNQNHGIGRKRSISSSISDGMCVEQPVAKRSSATHRDKSGNHLRFVTIDLNSKYQNDIDSGSKVLDLNSKGI, encoded by the exons ATGGGTCTGCAGAATATGCAAAATCAGAATATGAATTTGGTTTTGTCCACTGATGCAAAGCCTAGGCTAAAATGGACTCCAGAACTTCATCAGAGATTTGTTGAAGCAGTCAATCAGCTTGGAGGTGCAGACA AGGCCACACCAAAGACTCTGATGAGGGTGATGGGAATTCATGGACTCACTCTGTACCACCTAAAGAGCCATTTACAG AAATATAGGCTAGGGAAAAGCCAACAATCAGAAAACTGCAGTGACAGTTTGCAAGAAG ATTACAAAGAGATTCAGAGCAGTGATGGCCATTTCTGCACAGATATCAATGATGAAACTCACAGCCGGATAAATGA AAGCGCCCAGATAGCTCAGTCTCTCCGATTGCAAATGGAAGTGCAGAGGAAATTACATGAGCAAATCGAG GTGCAGAGACATCTTCAGTTACGAATCGAAGCTCAAGGGAAGTATTTACAATCAGTACTAAAGAAAGCACAGGAAACTCTTTCTGGGTATAATTCTTCATCAGTGGGTGTAGAACTTGCAAAGGCTGAAATCTCTCAGTTAGTTTCAATGGTCAACAATGGCTGCCCCAGTTCTTCATTCTCAGAGTTGACAGAAACAGGAACTCCAACCCTAAAAGACATTGAAAGGAAGCAAATTAGAGGCACAATTTGTTCAATGGAAAGTTCCCTCACATCTTCTGAAAGCTCAGGGAGAAAGGAAGAAAAGTCTAATACAACCTGTGTAGAACTACCATTAATGGAAATTCACCCAGAAGTGAAGTCATTGAATAATGTTACAAGCAACAATCAAAATCACGGGATTGGGAGGAAGAGAAGTATAAGCAGTTCCATTTCTGATGGGATGTGTGTCGAGCAACCAGTTGCTAAAAGATCATCAGCAACACACAGAGATAAAAGTGGCAACCATCTGAGATTTGTCACAATTGATTTGAATAGCAAGTATCAGAATGACATTGATTCTGGTTCAAAAGTACTAGACTTGAATTCCAAGGGAATTTAA